A portion of the Paenibacillus marchantiae genome contains these proteins:
- a CDS encoding carbohydrate ABC transporter permease, with the protein MVWRNVKWPIYHLFVAALALLMLYPVLWMLFSSFKESRTIFVTAESLFPTEWIWSNYADGWKGAGGRPFMDYITNSLVIVVISTIGAVLSSSLIAFGFARLNFKGRNFWFSLMMLTLMLPHDVVLVPQYIIFTKLGWLNTILPIVVPTFFGMPFFIFLMVQFIRTIPKELDEAATIDGCNKFRLYVQIIMPLIKSSLATAAIFSFYWRWEDLLGPVLYLNSPDKYTVSMALKMFLDSESASNWGAMFAMSIVSLVPVVAVFFIFQKQIVQGMSTSGLKG; encoded by the coding sequence ATGGTTTGGAGAAATGTGAAATGGCCCATCTATCACCTGTTCGTTGCAGCTTTGGCCCTCCTGATGCTTTATCCCGTTCTGTGGATGCTTTTCAGCTCATTCAAAGAAAGTCGTACCATCTTCGTAACTGCCGAGTCCTTGTTCCCTACGGAATGGATCTGGAGTAACTACGCGGATGGCTGGAAAGGCGCAGGCGGAAGACCGTTTATGGATTACATCACCAACTCACTCGTTATTGTGGTCATCTCTACGATTGGTGCCGTGTTATCCTCATCGTTGATTGCCTTTGGTTTTGCCAGACTTAACTTCAAAGGACGTAACTTTTGGTTCTCCCTGATGATGTTAACACTTATGTTGCCGCATGACGTTGTACTCGTACCCCAATATATTATCTTCACGAAGCTTGGTTGGTTGAATACCATTCTACCGATAGTTGTACCTACGTTCTTCGGGATGCCGTTCTTTATCTTCCTGATGGTACAGTTCATTCGTACGATTCCGAAAGAGCTGGATGAGGCTGCTACCATTGATGGATGTAACAAGTTTAGACTGTATGTACAGATTATTATGCCACTCATCAAATCATCACTCGCAACGGCTGCGATCTTCTCCTTCTACTGGAGATGGGAGGATCTGCTCGGTCCAGTACTGTATCTCAACTCGCCGGATAAATATACGGTCTCCATGGCACTGAAAATGTTCCTGGACAGTGAGTCTGCCTCCAACTGGGGAGCGATGTTCGCGATGTCCATTGTGAGTCTCGTACCCGTTGTAGCCGTGTTCTTTATTTTCCAAAAACAAATTGTACAGGGCATGAGCACCAGCGGACTGAAAGGATAA
- a CDS encoding rhamnogalacturonan acetylesterase, which translates to MKVSASTAYEEQGEYGFESGSLVYEKQRISEDEVSNSSRANNGKQGQTNVSARLRSSFCIPLKASFIVDVPDGTYQVLLIAGDELAETITRIKAGEGRLMLPTIRTVPGQCAEVRFSVVVRGGKLRLSFSGPAPRINALEITLANQTMTVFIAGDSTVTDQPESGYPYCGWGQLLPAQFKHDVAVDNHAQSGRSSRSFINEGRLDAILEKIKPEDFLFIQFGHNDEKPGPDRGTEPFTTYKEYLKKYIDAAREAKARPVLVTPVHRRYFADDGTLTDTHGDYIVAVRELAEEEGVPLIDLAERSRILCEQAGVEGSKEDFMWVLPGEYVNFPTGVEDNTHFQERGARRLAMQVAEAIRELRLQPLQMYLR; encoded by the coding sequence TTGAAAGTGTCTGCCAGCACTGCATATGAAGAACAGGGAGAATACGGTTTTGAATCCGGCTCCCTTGTGTATGAGAAACAACGGATAAGTGAAGACGAAGTATCGAATTCCAGTAGGGCAAACAACGGCAAACAAGGGCAGACCAATGTGTCTGCCCGATTGCGTTCAAGCTTTTGTATTCCGCTCAAGGCATCTTTCATCGTTGATGTACCTGATGGAACCTATCAAGTCTTGTTAATTGCAGGGGATGAATTGGCGGAGACGATCACCAGAATCAAAGCCGGAGAGGGCAGGCTGATGCTGCCAACCATTCGTACAGTTCCTGGGCAATGTGCAGAGGTTCGATTCTCGGTTGTGGTTCGTGGCGGAAAGCTCCGACTATCCTTCTCCGGTCCTGCGCCGCGGATTAATGCATTGGAGATCACGCTTGCCAATCAGACGATGACTGTATTTATCGCTGGTGATTCTACCGTGACGGATCAGCCGGAAAGTGGATATCCATACTGTGGCTGGGGCCAGCTGTTGCCTGCACAGTTCAAACATGATGTTGCTGTGGATAACCATGCCCAGTCTGGACGCAGCTCCCGCAGTTTCATCAATGAAGGCAGATTGGATGCCATTCTGGAGAAAATTAAGCCGGAAGACTTTCTGTTTATTCAATTTGGACATAACGATGAGAAGCCGGGCCCTGACCGGGGAACGGAGCCTTTCACAACATATAAGGAATATCTGAAAAAGTATATCGATGCCGCCCGCGAAGCTAAGGCGCGTCCGGTGCTCGTGACACCGGTGCATCGGCGTTACTTCGCTGATGATGGCACATTGACCGACACCCATGGCGATTATATCGTCGCCGTGCGTGAGCTGGCGGAAGAGGAAGGGGTGCCGCTGATCGACCTGGCTGAGCGAAGCCGTATCCTGTGCGAGCAAGCGGGCGTTGAAGGCAGCAAGGAGGATTTCATGTGGGTGCTGCCGGGTGAGTACGTGAACTTCCCAACAGGCGTGGAGGATAACACGCATTTTCAGGAGCGCGGTGCCCGTCGCCTCGCCATGCAGGTGGCGGAAGCCATCCGCGAGCTGCGACTGCAGCCGCTGCAAATGTATTTGAGGTAA
- a CDS encoding sensory rhodopsin transducer — protein MAQDQTNTSAHKISSTATGHTYWVIPDGYIPPDSSGSLESHESICVLNTGIVDAQLQITIYFEDREPLEDIVAEVPARRTKHIRTASLRSGEQLIPPGVPYAITVSSNVPVIVQYSRLDTTQPELALMSVMAFPLG, from the coding sequence ATGGCACAGGATCAGACGAACACTTCAGCACATAAAATATCTTCCACAGCGACAGGTCACACCTACTGGGTGATTCCCGATGGTTACATTCCACCGGACAGCTCGGGCTCACTGGAGAGTCACGAGAGCATCTGTGTGCTAAATACAGGCATAGTGGATGCACAGCTGCAAATAACGATCTATTTTGAAGATAGGGAACCGCTCGAAGACATCGTGGCTGAGGTACCTGCGCGGAGAACAAAGCATATTCGGACAGCGTCGTTGAGATCGGGTGAACAACTCATCCCTCCGGGAGTACCCTATGCCATTACCGTCTCTAGCAATGTTCCTGTTATCGTCCAGTACAGTCGTCTAGATACAACGCAGCCTGAACTGGCACTCATGAGTGTTATGGCGTTTCCACTGGGATAA
- a CDS encoding Ger(x)C family spore germination protein, with amino-acid sequence MAKVSLLISCFILLTGCWDSKEVQSINFITAVGIDYVDNQYVAYAQLIDFSSIAKQEGPTSRQASDIWIGRGEGSTLSMAIDDLYQTSQQQTLWTHVKAIVLSKNVLNGRLEDVFNTLLHSGQLRYTPWLYGTERNITDVLAPSALLNQSAQTIELFEPMKLYKQHSGYEPIRLHQLLDGFREPASVILLPSITNQNETWFNGEKAPPLIRMDGFYVISNGKSQGRLTGKDADGTRYVNYDRVFQYPLYVYSNGSKTPELTLRLNHPKTTIKARKEGNGVTFDLVTSVKSAIIEDHNSHRSPHVMEKEAEKQIESEIRNTFEKTKSRKIDSYGFVEHLYRHDLPLWRQAVYKRANPLEGFKLGKVEVHVKILNASTYKYDE; translated from the coding sequence ATGGCTAAAGTTAGCTTGTTAATAAGCTGCTTTATCCTGCTGACCGGGTGCTGGGATTCCAAAGAGGTTCAGAGTATTAACTTTATCACGGCTGTAGGAATAGATTATGTAGACAACCAATATGTTGCTTACGCCCAACTCATTGATTTCTCCAGTATTGCCAAGCAGGAAGGGCCCACTTCAAGGCAAGCAAGTGATATCTGGATCGGACGGGGTGAGGGTTCTACGCTGAGTATGGCTATTGATGATCTATATCAAACTTCTCAGCAACAAACGTTATGGACCCATGTAAAAGCGATTGTCTTATCCAAAAATGTGTTGAATGGACGGCTGGAAGATGTCTTTAATACACTGTTGCATTCAGGCCAACTGAGATATACCCCATGGCTCTACGGTACAGAGCGTAACATTACAGATGTACTCGCTCCCTCTGCACTGCTGAACCAATCCGCCCAGACCATAGAGCTGTTTGAACCGATGAAGCTGTATAAGCAACATTCCGGTTATGAACCCATCCGGCTTCATCAGCTCCTTGACGGATTTCGGGAGCCTGCTTCAGTTATTCTTTTGCCTTCCATTACCAATCAGAATGAGACCTGGTTTAACGGAGAAAAAGCCCCCCCGCTTATTAGGATGGATGGGTTTTACGTCATTTCAAATGGTAAAAGTCAAGGCAGGTTAACGGGTAAAGACGCTGATGGAACACGATACGTGAATTATGACCGCGTCTTTCAATATCCGTTGTATGTATACAGCAACGGGAGCAAAACGCCGGAGCTGACGCTTAGGCTTAATCACCCAAAGACCACGATTAAGGCGAGGAAAGAAGGAAATGGCGTTACATTCGACCTGGTTACTTCGGTTAAAAGCGCCATCATCGAGGATCATAACTCTCATCGCTCTCCCCATGTTATGGAAAAGGAAGCGGAGAAACAGATTGAGTCCGAAATTCGCAATACGTTTGAGAAAACCAAATCACGCAAGATTGATTCCTACGGTTTTGTGGAACATCTATATCGTCATGATCTCCCCCTATGGAGACAGGCGGTATATAAACGGGCCAACCCACTTGAGGGGTTTAAACTCGGTAAGGTCGAGGTTCATGTGAAAATCCTCAATGCCAGTACGTATAAATATGATGAGTAA
- a CDS encoding spore germination protein, with the protein MEHQTIDTTSHETLLASFEEQFSPCADVVIQSFPAKDETDMSVIMLYCDGLVDGKQINQFIIPRLEQHSLHEEEAHPKELGLTLNPVDDLTDTENLNLLIFSGQLLLIFGNGDQSCSLDIASIPGRTPEESAIESSIKGPRDGFTEELSVNIGLIRKRMKTSSMCYEKYVKGGRTQTAIGLLYVKDIINPDILKEARQNLDQIEIDGILGTSIMERAIMGGIRSIFPLTDNTERPDYVVDSLLNGRFAVLIEGSPVAIIAPTTLFNQLKSPEDESTPFFIVTFERILRISGLLIACFFPAFYIGLTSFNVEQIPLPLLATISGTRMGLPMPVTLEAFLMIFMFELFNEAGRRLPRALGQTVSVVGGLIIGDAAIRAGITSPTIIVTVAISVISSYILVNTVLSGATAQVRIGMLVISSILGLFGFMIGLLGLLVHLVSLECYGVSYLSPVSPYIPGDFTQAVSMPPSMKRTKRPAVLHTQDSTRRRKGS; encoded by the coding sequence ATGGAGCACCAAACGATTGACACCACGTCCCATGAAACGCTGCTTGCCTCTTTCGAAGAGCAGTTCAGTCCCTGCGCAGATGTTGTTATTCAAAGCTTTCCTGCCAAAGATGAAACCGATATGTCGGTGATTATGCTCTATTGCGACGGTTTGGTCGATGGTAAACAAATCAATCAGTTTATTATCCCACGGCTGGAACAGCATTCTCTACATGAAGAAGAAGCACATCCCAAAGAATTGGGGTTAACATTGAATCCGGTGGATGATCTCACAGATACAGAGAATTTAAATCTGCTGATTTTCAGCGGACAATTACTGCTCATTTTCGGAAATGGTGATCAATCCTGCAGTCTAGATATCGCGAGTATACCAGGAAGAACCCCTGAGGAGTCGGCGATCGAGTCATCGATTAAAGGACCTCGGGATGGGTTCACTGAGGAGTTATCCGTGAATATTGGCCTCATTCGCAAACGAATGAAAACCTCTTCCATGTGTTATGAGAAATATGTCAAAGGTGGTCGTACCCAGACCGCTATTGGTCTGTTATACGTCAAAGACATCATTAACCCGGATATTCTGAAAGAAGCACGCCAAAATCTCGACCAAATTGAAATCGATGGCATTCTTGGTACCTCTATTATGGAACGTGCCATTATGGGGGGAATTCGCAGCATCTTCCCACTCACGGATAATACGGAGCGACCCGATTATGTCGTGGACTCCCTTTTAAATGGGCGATTTGCGGTTCTCATTGAAGGTTCACCAGTAGCCATTATCGCTCCAACCACTCTGTTTAATCAGTTAAAATCGCCGGAAGACGAGAGTACCCCTTTTTTCATTGTTACTTTTGAGCGAATTTTGCGCATTTCCGGATTACTGATTGCCTGCTTCTTTCCTGCCTTCTATATCGGCCTGACTAGTTTTAACGTGGAGCAGATCCCCTTGCCTCTGCTTGCAACCATTTCGGGTACACGGATGGGTCTACCTATGCCAGTAACGCTGGAAGCATTTTTAATGATATTTATGTTCGAGCTATTTAATGAAGCCGGCCGCCGACTCCCACGAGCCTTGGGGCAAACCGTCAGCGTCGTAGGTGGGCTTATTATCGGAGATGCAGCTATCCGAGCAGGAATTACTTCCCCCACGATCATTGTCACGGTGGCTATTTCGGTAATCTCCAGCTATATTTTGGTGAATACCGTGCTTAGTGGGGCTACTGCTCAAGTCCGGATTGGGATGCTAGTCATTTCTTCCATTCTTGGGTTATTCGGTTTCATGATTGGACTACTGGGTCTGCTGGTGCACCTCGTATCCTTGGAGTGTTATGGCGTCTCATACCTGTCACCCGTCTCACCTTATATACCCGGCGACTTCACCCAAGCCGTATCCATGCCCCCTTCTATGAAACGGACCAAGCGCCCAGCTGTACTCCATACACAGGATTCCACTCGCCGGAGGAAAGGCTCGTGA
- a CDS encoding endospore germination permease — protein MIYFTLHDTTTWAKTNYLTETPILVTSIALMSLCAYAAYKGIRSLAFTAGLILPLVVLLGFYVAIVNTQYKDYSRLLPVLEHGWHPVLHGTVYSLAGMFELLFIWYLQPHLSKRIRVWQYLMLAIIILGLTLGPLIGAIVEFDPFEAAKMRYPAFEEWRIASLGKYIAQTDFFSIYQWLAGSFTRISLAMYIVVEIWNIKSASRRIICCATLGVFFILTMLYPLDDMTFEKLLVQYIFPFNLVYLSGLAVVATAVAYISSRHQRRKHHGAPND, from the coding sequence GTGATCTACTTCACTCTGCATGATACCACCACTTGGGCCAAAACCAATTACCTGACGGAGACGCCCATATTGGTTACAAGCATTGCTCTGATGTCTCTCTGTGCCTATGCGGCCTATAAAGGAATACGCTCTCTGGCATTTACAGCAGGTTTGATCCTGCCCCTGGTTGTGCTGCTTGGCTTCTATGTAGCTATCGTCAATACACAGTACAAGGATTACAGTCGTCTGCTGCCTGTGCTTGAACATGGCTGGCATCCCGTACTTCATGGCACAGTCTACAGTCTTGCAGGCATGTTTGAGTTGCTGTTCATCTGGTACTTGCAGCCCCACCTCTCCAAACGGATACGTGTATGGCAGTACCTGATGCTCGCGATCATTATCCTTGGGCTGACACTTGGCCCACTCATTGGGGCGATCGTGGAATTTGACCCTTTTGAAGCTGCCAAAATGCGATATCCCGCCTTTGAAGAATGGCGAATTGCGTCCTTGGGCAAATATATTGCCCAGACTGATTTCTTTTCCATTTATCAGTGGCTCGCCGGTTCTTTTACCCGGATTAGTCTGGCCATGTATATTGTAGTAGAAATTTGGAATATTAAGAGCGCCTCCAGAAGGATCATATGTTGTGCCACTCTTGGCGTCTTTTTTATTCTTACCATGCTGTATCCTCTGGATGATATGACATTCGAAAAACTGCTTGTCCAATACATATTCCCGTTCAATCTCGTGTATCTGAGCGGACTAGCGGTGGTTGCAACAGCAGTTGCATACATCAGTTCACGCCATCAGAGGAGGAAACATCATGGAGCACCAAACGATTGA
- a CDS encoding GerAB/ArcD/ProY family transporter: MKPTQPSFLQAMMLMMLSVGLISHVLIIPALLSSAKRDAWISVLLSAGPYLLFTLMLAYVSRFLQHQTLHEWLTSHLGKPLGMLFRVGNSLFFSVRDLLHSA, encoded by the coding sequence ATGAAACCAACACAGCCTTCTTTTTTGCAAGCCATGATGTTAATGATGTTATCTGTCGGCCTGATCAGTCACGTCCTGATCATCCCTGCCCTTTTGTCTTCGGCAAAAAGAGATGCATGGATATCCGTTCTGTTGTCTGCAGGGCCTTATCTTTTATTCACTCTAATGCTTGCCTATGTCTCTCGTTTTCTCCAGCACCAAACCTTGCATGAATGGCTGACTTCCCATCTTGGCAAGCCTCTTGGCATGCTGTTTCGGGTGGGAAACAGCCTCTTTTTTTCTGTCCGTGATCTACTTCACTCTGCATGA
- the trpS gene encoding tryptophan--tRNA ligase — MNKNKDIILTGDRTTGQLHLGHYVGSLRSRVQLQDEYKTYILLADVQALTTHYDQPGLIADSVHQVTLDYLAVGIDPNKATLFIQSMIPEIAELTVIFSMFITVNSLRHNPTIKNEARDRGYKDLYYGFLGYPVSQAADIAFCKATLVPAGEDQIPHIETARKLVRRFNELYSPVLPEPRILTGERLGGLDGVGKMSKSMGNAISLNAHPDDVYAKLARAKTDPARIHRSDPGHPDICPVFAYHQLFRKDQAAEIHASCSDGTIGCKDCKMIAGTAINELLSPFRERRNYYEQRGHEVKEILVEGTRQARQAARETMLEVREAMGIRYFD; from the coding sequence ATGAACAAGAACAAAGACATTATTTTAACCGGAGACCGGACAACCGGACAGCTTCATCTCGGCCATTACGTTGGCAGCCTGCGCAGTCGGGTGCAATTGCAGGATGAGTACAAAACGTATATTTTACTGGCTGATGTACAGGCGCTTACGACCCACTATGATCAACCGGGACTTATTGCAGACAGCGTGCACCAAGTGACACTCGATTATCTTGCCGTAGGTATCGATCCCAATAAAGCCACTCTGTTCATCCAGTCGATGATTCCGGAAATTGCCGAGCTGACTGTCATATTCTCCATGTTTATCACGGTGAACAGTCTTCGGCATAATCCCACGATTAAAAACGAAGCGCGTGACCGTGGCTATAAGGATCTCTATTACGGATTTCTCGGTTATCCTGTCAGTCAGGCTGCGGATATTGCGTTCTGCAAAGCAACCCTTGTTCCAGCGGGGGAAGACCAGATCCCACATATCGAAACAGCGCGGAAACTGGTCCGGCGGTTCAATGAATTATATTCGCCCGTTCTGCCTGAACCACGTATTCTGACCGGAGAACGGCTGGGCGGACTGGATGGCGTGGGCAAAATGAGCAAAAGCATGGGCAATGCCATCTCGTTGAATGCTCATCCTGATGATGTGTATGCCAAGCTGGCCAGGGCAAAAACCGATCCTGCCCGCATTCATCGTTCTGACCCGGGACATCCGGATATTTGTCCGGTATTTGCCTATCACCAGCTGTTTCGAAAGGATCAGGCCGCTGAGATTCATGCGAGCTGTAGTGACGGCACCATTGGTTGTAAGGATTGCAAGATGATTGCAGGCACTGCAATTAACGAACTGCTCTCCCCTTTCCGTGAACGGCGAAATTACTATGAACAACGTGGACATGAAGTGAAAGAAATCCTCGTGGAAGGCACACGCCAGGCCCGTCAGGCTGCACGTGAGACGATGCTTGAGGTTCGTGAAGCGATGGGGATACGTTATTTCGACTGA
- a CDS encoding DMT family transporter, whose amino-acid sequence MNNSQTRRYAYVAAVLYAAIIGLSFLFVKMTVSVAHPIDVLAHRFALSLLVVSIPVIFGWIKIKLTLRDLWRIIPLGLLSPVLFFAFQAFGLVSSNSSEAGIIQAMAPVFTLVLASIFLKERTSLLQKLFLLLSVAGVIFIFLMKGSGMSAGNFKGIALLLLSTVCFAGYGVLARPLAQKYKPMELTWVTLMVGFIVFNAASLIRHASSGTMVDYVKPLGDASYLGALAYLAVLSTMFSTLLASYALTHLEASKMSVFSNLSTLISIAGGAWILHEPVHGYHFVGALLIIAGVLGTNMSGRKRKLVNPDKA is encoded by the coding sequence ATGAACAATAGCCAGACTAGAAGATACGCATATGTAGCAGCTGTTTTATATGCAGCCATTATTGGTTTATCCTTTTTATTTGTCAAAATGACGGTGAGTGTGGCACATCCAATTGATGTACTTGCACATCGTTTTGCTTTGTCATTACTCGTAGTCAGCATCCCTGTCATTTTCGGATGGATCAAGATCAAGCTAACCCTTCGTGATCTGTGGCGTATCATTCCGCTAGGGCTGCTCTCTCCTGTTTTGTTCTTTGCCTTTCAGGCATTCGGGTTAGTCTCGTCCAACTCATCGGAAGCAGGGATTATCCAGGCGATGGCCCCCGTATTCACACTTGTGTTGGCCTCTATCTTTCTAAAAGAACGTACATCCCTTTTGCAAAAACTGTTCCTGCTGTTGTCCGTGGCAGGTGTAATCTTTATTTTCTTGATGAAAGGGAGCGGGATGTCGGCAGGCAACTTTAAAGGTATTGCTTTACTGCTGCTCTCCACGGTGTGTTTTGCAGGTTATGGTGTATTGGCAAGACCCTTGGCGCAGAAATATAAACCGATGGAATTGACCTGGGTGACCCTGATGGTTGGATTTATCGTCTTCAACGCAGCTTCCCTGATTCGTCACGCGTCGAGCGGAACCATGGTGGATTATGTGAAGCCACTCGGAGATGCATCTTACCTAGGAGCACTGGCCTATCTGGCTGTCCTCTCCACCATGTTCTCCACGCTGCTGGCGAGTTATGCCCTGACTCATCTGGAAGCTTCCAAAATGAGTGTATTCAGTAATTTGTCCACACTCATTTCGATTGCTGGCGGAGCCTGGATATTGCATGAACCTGTCCATGGATACCACTTTGTTGGAGCCTTGCTGATCATCGCAGGTGTACTTGGCACCAATATGAGCGGAAGAAAACGCAAGCTGGTCAATCCAGATAAAGCATGA
- a CDS encoding aminotransferase-like domain-containing protein encodes MRKYEIIAESLKQWIQDQLRQQNSGQWQDKGIKLPAVRVLAEQYQCSVSTAIRAYEWLEERHLVYAVPQSGYYAVQNGAEVEDGEWQGPLDFASAAPDPRVFPYSDFRHCVDQAMEKKQADLFLYGTERGLPSLIELLQKQFADYQVFARKEQFFITSGVQQALAVLALMPFPNGKKQVMLELPGYHNMPSLLQGLNVPIAGVRRSLEGLDWDALERQFREGDIKFFYVMPRFHNPIGTSLTAAEKKKLIRLAQRYDVYLVEDDFLADLEENTKQDPLWSYDTEGRVIYLKSYSKILFPGLRIGVAILPVSLTASFSKYKKMLDIDTAVLSQAALEVYIRNGMFAHHGKVIRSRYAARMNKLYQQLNAYPDFTPFVNAPRTGGEHTVLPLPKDMPLKVLLSRLEQRGVIADTTERYFPEGAQEVHQDKMLRLNISNVPKQRIKEGLRIIREEIMKLQKASTQAE; translated from the coding sequence ATGAGAAAATACGAAATCATCGCCGAATCACTTAAGCAATGGATTCAGGACCAATTGCGGCAGCAGAATAGTGGACAATGGCAGGACAAAGGAATCAAACTGCCGGCTGTGCGTGTTCTGGCTGAGCAGTATCAATGTAGTGTGAGTACAGCCATACGAGCGTATGAGTGGCTGGAAGAGCGGCATCTGGTCTACGCGGTGCCTCAGTCCGGATATTATGCGGTACAGAATGGAGCCGAAGTGGAGGATGGAGAGTGGCAGGGACCGCTGGATTTTGCCTCTGCAGCTCCTGATCCGCGTGTATTCCCTTATTCCGATTTTCGCCATTGTGTGGATCAGGCAATGGAGAAGAAACAGGCGGATTTGTTTTTGTATGGAACCGAGAGAGGCTTGCCTTCCTTGATTGAATTGTTGCAGAAGCAATTCGCCGATTATCAGGTGTTTGCCCGGAAGGAGCAGTTCTTTATTACTTCAGGGGTGCAGCAAGCTCTAGCTGTGCTGGCGTTAATGCCTTTTCCAAATGGGAAAAAGCAGGTAATGCTGGAACTGCCGGGTTATCATAATATGCCTTCGCTTCTACAAGGACTGAATGTCCCTATTGCAGGTGTCAGGCGCTCTCTGGAGGGCCTGGATTGGGACGCGCTCGAACGACAGTTCCGCGAAGGAGATATCAAATTTTTTTATGTTATGCCGCGTTTTCACAACCCGATTGGGACTTCCCTGACGGCAGCTGAGAAGAAAAAATTAATCCGCCTGGCGCAGCGTTATGATGTCTATCTGGTAGAGGATGATTTCTTGGCTGATTTGGAAGAGAACACGAAGCAGGACCCATTATGGTCCTATGATACAGAAGGGCGAGTCATTTATTTGAAAAGTTACTCCAAAATCCTGTTTCCCGGCCTGCGGATTGGCGTGGCTATTCTGCCTGTAAGTCTTACTGCATCGTTTAGTAAATACAAAAAAATGCTCGATATTGACACTGCAGTACTATCCCAGGCAGCACTTGAAGTCTACATCCGTAACGGGATGTTTGCCCACCATGGCAAAGTCATCCGCAGTCGTTATGCTGCCCGGATGAACAAGCTGTATCAACAGCTTAATGCTTACCCGGACTTTACTCCGTTTGTGAATGCACCACGCACAGGAGGGGAGCATACGGTTCTGCCACTGCCTAAGGATATGCCACTCAAGGTCTTGCTGTCCCGGTTGGAGCAACGGGGAGTGATTGCCGATACAACAGAACGATATTTTCCGGAGGGTGCACAGGAGGTACATCAGGATAAAATGCTGCGGTTAAACATATCCAATGTACCTAAGCAACGGATCAAGGAAGGGCTGAGGATTATCCGTGAGGAGATAATGAAACTGCAAAAGGCGTCCACACAAGCGGAATAA